Proteins found in one Kwoniella shivajii chromosome 4, complete sequence genomic segment:
- a CDS encoding V-type proton ATPase proteolipid subunit 2 gives MSELCPPWAPFFGFAGVASAMIFSTVGAAYGTSKAGIGIAGLGTFRPDLIMKSLIPVVMSGIIAVYGLVVSVLIAGNISPTEPYSLFAGFIHLAAGLACGFTGLAAGYAIGIVGDACVRAYLYESRVFVSMVLILIFAEVIGLYGLIVALILNTSVGDVVCGAP, from the exons ATGTCAGAGCTCTGTCCCCCATGGGCGCCGTTCTTCGG CTTTGCCGGTGTAGCTAGCGCT ATGATTTTTTCTACTGTTGGAGCAGCTTATGGAACTTCAAAGGCTGGTATCGGAATTGCAGGTTTAGGTACATTCAG ACCTGATTTGATCATGAAG TCTCTGATACCCGTCGTC ATGTCCGGTA TTATCGCTGTCTATGGATTAGTCGTGTCTGTATTGATTGCAGGTAACA TATCGCCTACCGAGCCATATTCACTCTTTGCAGGGTTCATCCACTTAGCCGCTGGTCTCG CTTGTGGGTTTACTGGTTTAGCAGCTGGTTATGCTATTGGTATAGTCGGAGATGCT TGTGTCCGAGCATATCTCTACGAATCAAGAGTATTCGTATCAATGGTCTTGATCCTCATTTTCGCTGAAGTCATC GGTCTGTACGGCCTCATTGTTGCCCTTATCCTCAATACTTCTGTAGGCGACGTGGTGTGTGGAGCGCCCTAA
- a CDS encoding T-complex protein 1, eta subunit, producing MQGRLPQMQPTVVLLREGTDTSQGLGQLLSNISACLAVAQTIATTLGPRGMDKLIVDDRGLATISNDGATILKLLDVVHPAARTLVDIARAQDAEVGDGTTSVTLLAAEILKEVRPFLEEGVGPHVIIKGLREAKTLAIKRINEIAVTIDKSNPEKFRELLIQCASTSMSSKLIHSQTPFFSNMVVDAVLSLDQNDLDESLIGVKKVPGGGMQDSQLIRGVAFKKTFSYAGFEQQPKSFKDPKILCLNVELELKAEKDNAEVRVNEVSEYQAIVDAEWSIIYRKLEAIVDTGAKVVLSKLPIGDLATQYFADRDIFCAGRVTAGDLKRVVQAVGGSIQSTCSDIEPHHLGQCGTFEESQIGGERFNLFQDCTKSKTCTLILRGGAEQFIAEVERSLHDSIMIVKRAIQNNSVVAGGGACEMEISKFLRGHSRTIMGKQQLIVGAVAKALEIIPRQICDNAGLDATDILNKLRMRHAQEDLWAGVDVDSENVQDNMKRFVWEPALVKTNALSSAIDAACLILSVDETVRNPQSEAPQAGPPMPRGAAQQALRGGRGRGMPRR from the exons ATGCAAGGAAGACTCCCCCAGATG CAACCGACCGTTGTCCTCCTTCGAG AGGGTACGGATACTTCTCAAGGTTTAGGTCAACTTTTGTCCAACATCTCAGCATGTCTTGCCGTAGCTCAAACTATTGCTACTACGCTTGGACCCCGAGGTATGGACAAATTGATTGTCGATGACAGAGGACTTGCTACCATATCAA ATGACGGAGCTACCATTCTTAAACTCCTTGATGTCGTTCACCCTGCCGCTAGAACTTTAGTAGATATCGCTCGGGCACAAGATGCCGAAGTCGGAGATGGTACAACCAGTGTGACTCTACT CGCTGCTGAGATATTGAAGGAGGTAAGGCCTTTCCTTGAGGAAGGTGTAGGACCCCATGTCATTATTAAGGGATTGAGGGAGGCTAAGACTTTG GCTATCAAACGAATCAACGAGATTGCTGTAACGATAGACAAATCAAATCCAGA GAAATTCCGTGAACTCCTTATTCAGTGTGCTTCTACTTCCATGTCATCCAAATTGATCCATTCTCAAACcccattcttctccaacATGGTGGTTGACGCTGTCCTTTCTCTCGACCAAAACGATCTCGACGAATCACTCATTGGCGTAAAGAAAGTTCCCGGTGGAGGTATGCAAGATTCGCAATTGATCAGAGGGGTAGCTTTCAAGAAAACATTCTCTTATGCTGGATTCGAGCAACAACCTAAATCGTTCAAAGATCCCAAGATCTTATGTCTTAACgtagaattggaattgaaagcaGAGAAAGATAATGCTGAAGTTAGAGTGAACGAAGTATCAGAATATCAAGCTATCGTGGACGCTGAATGGTCAATCATTTACCGAAAATTAGAAGCTATAGTAGACACAGGTGCAAAAGTTGTTTTATCGAAATTGCCAATTGGCGATTTAGCTACTCAATATTTCGCTGATAGAGATATCTTCTGTGCTGGAAGAGTTACTGCTGGAGATCTGAAAAGAGTGGTTCAAGCTGTTGGAGGATCAATTCAATCAACTTGCTCCGATATCGAACCTCATCATTTAGGTCAATGCGGTACTTTTGAAGAAAGTCAGATCGGTGGTGAAAGATTCAACTTGTTCCAAGATTGCACAAAGTCCAAAACATGtactttgatcttgagagGTGGTGCCGAACAATTCATCGCTGAAGTAGAAAGAAGTTTACACGATTCGATCATGATTGTGAAGAGAGCAATTCAAAACAACAGCGTAGTAGCTGGTGGTGGAGCTTGCGAG ATGGAAATTTCTAAATTCCTCCGAGGACACTCCAGAACAATTATGGGTAAACAACAACTTATAGTTGGAGCTGTAGCCAAAGCACTTGAAATCATACCTCGACAAATTTGTGATAACGCGGGTCTTGACGCTACCGACATATTGAACAAATTGAGGATGAGACATGCTCAGGAAGATCTGTGGGCTGGTGTAGATGTCGATTCGGAGAACGTACAAGACAACATGAAGAGATTTGTTTGGGAACCTGCTTTGGTCAAAACCAATGCTTTATCAAGTGCTATAGATGCCGCTTGTTTGATCTTAAGTGTAGATGAAACAGTTCGAAATCCACAATCCGAA GCACCTCAAGCTGGTCCACCTATGCCTAGAGGAGCAGCTCAACAAGCATtaagaggaggaagaggaagaggtatGCCCAGACGATAG